One genomic window of Cannabis sativa cultivar Pink pepper isolate KNU-18-1 chromosome 2, ASM2916894v1, whole genome shotgun sequence includes the following:
- the LOC115721221 gene encoding serine/threonine-protein phosphatase PP1 isozyme 9, protein MMMMTMEGMMDRGVLDDILRRLLEGRGGKQVQLSEGEIRQLCVNARQVFLSQPNLLELHAPIRICGDIHGQYLDLLRLFEYGGYPPAANYLFLGDYVDRGKQSLETICLLLAYKIRYPDKIFLLRGNHEDAKINRIYGFYDECKRRFNVRLWKIFTDCFNCLPVAALIDDKILCMHGGLSPDLHNVNQIKEIQRPTEIPECGLLCDLLWSDPDSTIEGWADSDRGVSCTFGADRVADFLEKNDLDLICRGHQVVEDGYEFFAKRRLVTIFSAPNYGGEFDNAGALLSVDKGLVCSFEILKPMNHKASSSSSNASPITLKKPPKTGKI, encoded by the exons atgatgatgatgacaaTGGAGGGTATGATGGATAGAGGGGTATTGGATGATATACTAAGGAGGCTATTAGAAGGAAGAGGAGGCAAACAGGTTCAGCTCTCCGAGGGAGAGATTCGTCAACTCTGCGTCAACGCTCGCCAAGTGTTCCTCTCTCAGCCCAATCTTCTCGAGCTCCATGCTCCTATTCGAATCTGCG GTGATATACATGGACAATACCTTGATTTATTGAGGCTATTTGAATATGGCGGATACCCTCCTGCTGCAAACTACCTCTTTCTTGGTGACTATGTGGATCGAGGCAAACAAAGTCTAGAGAcaatatgtttgcttttggccTACAAAATAAGATATCCTGACAAAATTTTCCTCTTGAGAGGAAATCATGAAGATGCAAAGATTAATCGTATTTATGGTTTCTATGATGAGTGTAAAAGGAGGTTTAATGTCAGACTTTGGAAGATTTTTACTGACTGCTTCAACTGCTTGCCTGTGGCAGCACTCATCGACGATAAGATACTATGCATGCATGGAGGGCTTTCTCCAGATCTTCATAATGTGaaccaaataaaagaaattCAAAGGCCTACTGAAATCCCAGAGTGTGGTCTTCTCTGTGATCTTCTTTGGTCTGATcctgatagtacaattgagggCTGGGCAGACAGTGATCGAGGTGTTTCCTGTACGTTTGGAGCTGACAGAGTTGCTGATTTTTTAGAGAAGAATGATCTTGATCTCATTTGTAGAGGTCACCAG GTGGTAGaggatggatatgagttttttgcaAAAAGAAGAttagtcacaatattttcaGCTCCAAACTATGGTGGGGAGTTCGACAATGCAGGTGCTCTACTGAGTGTAGATAAAGGTCTAGTGTGTTCTTTCGAAATTTTGAAACCAATGAACCATAAAGCATCATCCAGTAGTTCCAATGCATCTCCAATAACTCTGAAAAAG CCTCCTAAAACTGGAAAGATCTAA
- the LOC133034465 gene encoding uncharacterized protein LOC133034465, with the protein MGNPRAIQFLFDTVAHKKPDFIFLCETLCRKDVLERVRVKLKFEGVFAVDACGRGGGGGLALLWRNKDEVKVLNFATNFVDVEVRSSNIGEWRLTGFYGESKRSLRGSSWEQLRTLAHGNTLPWCVIGDMNNVLSQDDKRGGHPYPNWLIDGFRDIIQECGLIDLDILGHQFTWEKSRGTDNWIEVRLDRALVTERWLQLFPQAKLINLEVSSSDHCPILLDVVIHNIVPGNRKFRFENCWLREPLCYQVVKECWEEYHLVGIQEKLQRCGELLSVWGKDYSGNFASRIKYWKNEVRRWKQGRDPDAIAKYKEAETELFEALTQKEVFWRQRSKQLWLQEGDKYSKFFHATASSRRRMNAIDKLQCEDGSWVDWDSGLSDVMCSYFQNLFTSSNCSMDDVIAGISTTVTHLQNDSLLQPVTDEEVKSALFQMHPDKSPGPDGMTPGFYQKCWAIVGDDVIKQVRSFFLFGRLLNGLNHTNVVLIPKKKTAITMGDLRPIALCNVLYKVCSKVLANRLKQVLPFVISENQSAFILGRLITDNIMISFEVMHYLKRKRVGKEGYMALKLDMSKAYDRVEWLFLRNMMIKMGFDVRVVDLILHCVSTVTYTITHGGREMGPIVPGRGLRQGDPLSPYLFLLCAEGFSSLIRRLEARGALHGCRVCNGAPIISHMLFADDCHIYCKAVDREAHSVLLLLRLFEQASGQCVNYSKSTIFFSLNTTSASKQEMCNLLRMNEALENSLYLGLPCVMGRNKNVILGFLKDKMQKRIHSWEGRLLSKAGKEVLIKTIAQALPTYAMSVFLLPVETNRGVSWASWNKLCRHKHHGGLGFRHLRDFNLAMLGKQAWRLVTQDHSLVSRVYKACYYPHGSFLRAFLGPNPSFIWKSIFETQDLIKKGARRVVGPGTNVSVQFDPWLADDSNPWVTSTVEGMATWTVDNLMVVGDRVWDIDVVSDIFNDRDKESILKTTIDQETPFDTWYWHMDLHGVYTVKEAYRLMHHAEVTNTSDFEIKIWKIAWKLQVPPKVHQLMWRALSGCLATKVQLNTKHIPLDQTCPMCNQMPETTIHLLVQCPFARFCWHLSALTWSNVPMETFWDWFSRTLVQHSTSAQEELLMVIWAIWYARNELVWRDKSMSTAEVILLARVVLNQWRNAQKRRMGSLLVPSGTSMELEHWVKPVMGKIKVNVDGAIFARDGQFGAAGVARDYQGRFVEGFTVLRVGKVDLALAELMGVKEALSWIKRKQWGPVEVETDSLVVVQAIQSTVTIPSPFVLQVAACRSLLADLPSVTITFVKRSVNKAGSSCLYPDRIFSEDNVPTDFLSIVMDDSSI; encoded by the exons ATGGGCAACCCACGAGCGATACAATTCCTTTTTGATACCGTGGCCCATAAGAAACCTGATTTTATCTTTTTGTGTGAAACTTTGTGTCGTAAAGATGTGTTGGAGCGAGTTCGAGTGAAGCTGAAATTTGAAGGAGTGTTTGCGGTTGATGCATGTGGTAGAGGTGGGGGGGGGGGGTTAGCTTTATTATGGAGGAATAAGGATGAGGTCAAAGTTCTGAATTTTGCAACAAACTTTGTTGATGTGGAGGTTCGGTCTAGTAATATTGGGGAGTGGCGTCTTACGGGATTTTATGGGGAGTCGAAAAGAAGTCTGCGTGGGTCTTCTTGGGAGCAACTTCGGACTTTGGCTCATGGGAACACTCTTCCTTGGTGTGTGATTGGTGATATGAATAATGTTCTCTCTCAGGATGACAAAAGAGGGGGACACCCCTATCCTAACTGGTTAATTGATGGTTTTCGGGATATTATTCAGGAGTGTGGGTTGATTGACTTAGACATTTTAGGGCATCAGTTTACTTGGGAGAAGAGTCGTGGGACGGATAACTGGATAGAGGTTCGTTTAGATCGTGCTCTGGTGACTGAAAGATGGCTCCAACTTTTTCCTCAAGCCAAACTTATTAACCTTGAGGTATCTTCTTCTGATCATTGTCCTATTTTACTTGATGTGGTTATTCATAATATTGTTCCTGGGAATCGTAAATTCCGATTTGAAAATTGTTGGCTTCGGGAACCACTCTGTTATCAAGTAGTGAAGGAGTGTTGGGAGGAGTATCATTTAGTGGGTATCCAAGAAAAGCTCCAAAGGTGTGGGGAGTTGCTTTCGGTTTGGGGCAAAGATTACTCAGGTAATTTTGCTTCTCGTATAAAATATTGGAAGAATGAGGTTCGACGGTGGAAACAAGGTAGAGATCCTGATGCGATTGCTAAGTATAAGGAGGCTGAGACAGAACTATTTGAGGCTCTTACTCAGAAGGAGGTTTTTTGGCGCCAGCGATCGAAGCAATTGTGGTTACAAGAGGGGGATAAATATAGCAAGTTCTTTCATGCCACTGCATCTTCTCGGCGCCGCATGAATGCTATTGATAAACTTCAGTGTGAAGATGGAAGTTGGGTTGATTGGGACTCGGGCTTATCTGATGTTATGTGCTCTTACTTTCAGAATCTGTTCACTAGTTCCAATTGTTCTATGGATGATGTTATTGCTGGGATTTCTACAACTGTGACTCATCTGCAGAATGATTCTCTTTTGCAACCTGTGACTGATGAAGAGGTTAAATCGGCATTATTTCAGATGCATCCTGATAAATCCCCTGGGCCGGATGGTATGACTCCTGGTTTTTATCAAAAGTGTTGGGCAATTGTGGGTGATGATGTCATCAAACAGGTCCGCTCTTTTTTCTTATTTGGTCGTTTGCTGAATGGTCTTAATCATACAAATGTGGTGTTAATCCCTAAGAAGAAAACCGCCATTACTATGGGTGATTTGCGTCCGATTGCTCTTTGTAATGTCCTTTATAAGGTGTGCTCTAAGGTTCTAGCTAATCGGTTGAAGCAGGTTCTTCCTTTTGTCATCTCAGAAAACCAAAGTGCTTTCATTCTGGGCCGACTTATAACTGATAATATTATGATTTCGTTTGAGGTAATGCATTATCTTAAGCGGAAGAGAGTTGGAAAGGAAGGTTATATGGCTCTTAAGCTTGATATGAGTAAAGCGTATGATCGTGTTGAGTGGCTTTTTCTCAGAAATATGATGATCAAAATGGGCTTTGATGTTCGGGTGGTTGATCTTATATTGCATTGTGTCTCAACGGTCACATACACTATTACTCATGGGGGTCGTGAGATGGGGCCAATTGTTCCTGGAAGGGGTCTCAGACAAGGTGATCCTCTTTCTCCTTATTTATTTCTCTTGTGTGCTGAAGGTTTTTCTTCTCTTATAAGGAGATTGGAAGCTAGGGGAGCTCTTCATGGTTGTCGTGTGTGTAATGGTGCCCCAATTATTTCACATATGCTGTTTGCGGATGACTGCCATATCTATTGTAAGGCTGTTGATAGGGAGGCACATAGTGTTCTTCTTTTGCTCCGGCTATTTGAACAAGCCTCTGGTCAGTGTGTTAATTACTCAAAGTCTACTATTTTCTTTAGTCTCAACACTACTTCGGCTTCCAAACAAGAAATGTGTAACCTTCTCCGTATGAATGAAGCTCTAGAGAATAGTTTGTATCTTGGTCTTCCCTGTGTCATGGGTCGTAATAAGAATGTCATTCTTGGTTTTCTGAAGGACAAGATGCAGAAAAGAATTCATAGTTGGGAAGGTCGTTTGCTTTCAAAAGCGGGTAAAGAGGTGTTGATCAAAACAATTGCCCAAGCTCTTCCTACTTATGCTATGTCGGTGTTTTTGTTGCCAGTggaaact AATCGTGGGGTGAGTTGGGCAAGTTGGAATAAGCTGTGCCGTCACAAGCATCATGGTGGTCTTGGCTTTCGACATTTACGGGATTTTAACTTAGCCATGTTGGGAAAACAAGCTTGGAGGTTAGTCACACAAGATCACTCTCTTGTTAGTAGGGTGTATAAGGCCTGTTATTACCCTCATGGGTCTTTTTTGAGAGCTTTTCTTGGGCCAAATCCTAGTTTCATATGGAAGAGTATTTTTGAAACACAAGATTTGATCAAGAAAGGGGCTCGGCGGGTTGTTGGTCCAGGCACAAATGTTAGTGTTCAGTTTGATCCTTGGCTTGCAGATGACTCCAACCCGTGGGTTACTTCTACGGTTGAGGGTATGGCGACTTGGACGGTTGACAACCTTATGGTGGTGGGTGATCGGGTTTGGGATATTGATGTGGTTTCAGATATTTTCAATGATCGAGATAAGGAGAGTATCTTAAAGACCACCATTGATCAGGAGACTCCATTTGACACTTGGTATTGGCATATGGATCTCCATGGCGTTTATACTGTAAAGGAGGCTTACCGATTGATGCACCATGCAGAAGTCACTAATACTAGTGATTTTGAgatcaagatttggaaaattgCATGGAAACTCCAGGTTCCACCCAAAGTGCACCAACTTATGTGGCGTGCTTTGTCTGGTTGTTTGGCTACTAAGGTTCAACTTAATACCAAACACATTCCTCTAGACCAGACCTGTCCTATGTGTAACCAAATGCCTGAGACTACTATTCATCTTCTGGTGCAATGTCCCTTTGCAAGGTTTTGTTGGCATCTTTCGGCCTTAACCTGGAGCAATGTGCCTATGGAGACGTTTTGGGATTGGTTTAGTCGGACTCTGGTACAACATTCGACCTCGGCCCAAGAAGAATTGCTAATGGTTATTTGGGCGATCTGGTATGCCCGTAATGAGTTAGTTTGGCGAGACAAATCGATGTCAACAGCGGAGGTTATTTTATTGGCAAGAGTAGTCCTTAATCAATGGAGAAATGCTCAAAAAAGGAGAATGGGTTCTCTACTTGTACCTTCGGGGACAAGTATGGAATTGGAGCATTGGGTGAAACCGGTTATGGGGAAGATTAAGGTAAATGTCGATGGTGCAATCTTTGCAAGAGACGGACAATTTGGAGCGGCTGGGGTGGCTCGGGATTATCAGGGccggttcgtggaagggttcacAGTCTTGCGGGTGGGAAAGGTGGATTTGGCTCTGGCTGAATTGATGGGGGTTAAGGAGGCTTTGAGTTGGATAAAGCGCAAGCAATGGGGTCCAGTTGAGGTTGAAACCGATTCTTTGGTTGTTGTTCAGGCAATTCAAAGTACAGTTACTATTCCTTCGCCTTTTGTTCTTCAGGTGGCGGCTTGTCGTTCTCTTCTGGCCGATCTACCGTCAGTCACAATTACTTTTGTTAAACGGTCTGTAAACAAAGCTGGTAGCTCTTGTTTGTACCCAGATCGTATTTTTAGTGAGGATAATGTTCCCActgattttctttctattgtaaTGGATGATTCTTCTATTTAA
- the LOC115721222 gene encoding folate-binding protein 1 isoform X2: MGYASLIFLLLLNLILPFSSGKSNGLCVSQGGRFPPFSSDGKPPKKVSRGSKDLTLCRVFRQKTCCDVAQTHPALLNIRKLASTGEANQECLQLWELLECSICNPQVGVQPGPPRLCSSLCDRVFNACSDAYFSMEAMTQVLAPCGVNDFVCGRASQWVHNGTELCHAAGFAVKDDLVGESCYGGKASLDLISDSWKASRSSAMPQKTGAAGMLDDFHQWVLEMAFADRVSWAVGGMVLTAGLLFLRFVIFL; this comes from the exons ATGGGTTACGCTTCTCTGATTTTCTTGCTTCTCCTCAATCTGATTCTACCCTTTTCATCTG gTAAATCCAATGGACTCTGTGTTTCCCAAGGTGGTCGCTTTCCACCATTCTCATCAGACGGAAAGCCTCCAAAAAAGGTTAGCAGGGGATCCAAGGATCTGACTCTTTGCAGGGTGTTCCGCCAGAAAACTTGCTGTGATGTGGCTCAGACACACCCTGCATTGCTAAACATAAGGAAGCTCGCTTCTACTGGGGAGGCCAATCAAGAGTGCTTGCAATTGTGGGAGCTATTAGAATGTTCCATATGTAATCCACAAGTTGGTGTTCAGCCAGGACCTCCTAGATTGTGCAGCTCTTTGTGTGACAGAGTTTTTAATGCTTGCTCTGATGCTTACTTCTCCATGGAGGCAATGACACAG GTTCTAGCACCATGTGGAGTAAATGATTTTGTTTGTGGCAGGGCTTCACAGTGGGTTCATAATGGCACAGAACTGTGTCATGCTGCAGGATTTGCTGTTAAAGATGATCTGGTTGGTGAATCTTGTTATGGCGGCAAAGCCAGTCTAGACTTAATTTCTGATTCATGGAAAGCTTCACGGTCGTCTGCGATGCCTCAGAAAACTGGGGCAGCAGGCATGTTAGATGATTTCCATCAGTGGGTGCTGGAAATGGCATTTGCCGATAGAGTTTCGTGGGCTGTTGGAGGGATGGTTCTTACAGCTGGATTACTGTTTTTGAG ATTTGTTATTTTCCTATGA
- the LOC115721222 gene encoding folate-binding protein 1 isoform X1: MGYASLIFLLLLNLILPFSSGKSNGLCVSQGGRFPPFSSDGKPPKKVSRGSKDLTLCRVFRQKTCCDVAQTHPALLNIRKLASTGEANQECLQLWELLECSICNPQVGVQPGPPRLCSSLCDRVFNACSDAYFSMEAMTQVLAPCGVNDFVCGRASQWVHNGTELCHAAGFAVKDDLVGESCYGGKASLDLISDSWKASRSSAMPQKTGAAGMLDDFHQWVLEMAFADRVSWAVGGMVLTAGLLFLSKRKSHNHRQKLAAIQRTARKMEGQMNQNYPGYQANKKASKSEDKNRDRRTIA; the protein is encoded by the exons ATGGGTTACGCTTCTCTGATTTTCTTGCTTCTCCTCAATCTGATTCTACCCTTTTCATCTG gTAAATCCAATGGACTCTGTGTTTCCCAAGGTGGTCGCTTTCCACCATTCTCATCAGACGGAAAGCCTCCAAAAAAGGTTAGCAGGGGATCCAAGGATCTGACTCTTTGCAGGGTGTTCCGCCAGAAAACTTGCTGTGATGTGGCTCAGACACACCCTGCATTGCTAAACATAAGGAAGCTCGCTTCTACTGGGGAGGCCAATCAAGAGTGCTTGCAATTGTGGGAGCTATTAGAATGTTCCATATGTAATCCACAAGTTGGTGTTCAGCCAGGACCTCCTAGATTGTGCAGCTCTTTGTGTGACAGAGTTTTTAATGCTTGCTCTGATGCTTACTTCTCCATGGAGGCAATGACACAG GTTCTAGCACCATGTGGAGTAAATGATTTTGTTTGTGGCAGGGCTTCACAGTGGGTTCATAATGGCACAGAACTGTGTCATGCTGCAGGATTTGCTGTTAAAGATGATCTGGTTGGTGAATCTTGTTATGGCGGCAAAGCCAGTCTAGACTTAATTTCTGATTCATGGAAAGCTTCACGGTCGTCTGCGATGCCTCAGAAAACTGGGGCAGCAGGCATGTTAGATGATTTCCATCAGTGGGTGCTGGAAATGGCATTTGCCGATAGAGTTTCGTGGGCTGTTGGAGGGATGGTTCTTACAGCTGGATTACTGTTTTTGAG CAAACGGAAAAGTCACAACCATCGTCAGAAACTAGCTGCTATTCAACGCACTGCTAGGAAAATGGAAGGCCAAATGAACCAGAACTATCCTGGTTACCAAGCAAATAAGAAG GCTTCAAAGTCGGAGGACAAAAACAGAGACCGGCGCACGATAGCATAG